CAACGTCGCCAAGCCGATGCACGTCGGCCACATCCGCTCGACCGTGATCGGCGACGCCCTGGCGCGGATCCTCGCGTTTCGCGGCCACCGCGTCATCACCGACAACCATCTCGGCGACTGGGGCACGCAGTTCGGGATGATCATCTGGGGCTGGAAGCACTGCCGCGACGACGGCGCCTTCGCCGCCGACCCGACCGCCGAGCTGGGGCGGCTGTACCGGCTGGTGCGCAACGTCGCCGACGCCAAGCCGGAGGATCTCGCCGCCGATCCGCCCGCCGCCGACCTCGCCGCCCGCCATCCCGACGCCGGCCGCGAGGTGCTCGAGGAGACGGCCAAGCTCCACGCCGGCGACGCGGAAAACCGCGCCCTCTGGCAGCGCTTCATGCCCGCCTGCCTGGCCGACATCGAGCGACTCTACAGCCGCCTCGACGTGTCGTTCGACCACTGGCTCGGCGAAAGTTTTTTTCAGCCGTTCCTCGCCGACGTCGTCGCCGATCTCGAGCGGCGCGGCCTGGCGCGCGAGAGCCGCGGCGCCACGGGGATCTTCCTCGACGGCGACGACAAGCCGCCGTTTCTCGTCCGCAAGGCCGACGGCGCCTTCCTCTACGCCACCACCGACCTGGCCACGATCCGCTGGCGCCTCGAGCACTGGCGGCCCGATCGGATCCTGTATGTCGTCGACCACCGCCAGGGGCAGCACTTCGACCAGTTGTTCCGCACCGCGGCGCGCTGGGGGCTGCCCGGTCTCGACCGCGTGGCGCTCGTCCATGTCGCCTTCGGCACCGTCCTCGGCGACGACGGCAAGCCGTTCAAGACGCGCTCCGGCGACACCGTGGGCCTCGAATCGCTGCTCGACGAAGGGGTCGAGCGCGCCTTGGCGGTGATCGCCGCCGACGAAGGGCTCGCGGAGGAGGAGCGGCGGAACGTGGCCGAGACGGTCGGCATCGGGGCGATCAAATACGCCGACCTGTGCCAGAACCGCACCACCGACTACGTCTTCAGCTACGACAAGATGCTCGAGCTCAAGGGCAACACCGCCGCCTACATGCAGTATGCGGTCGCCCGCGTCGAGGGGGTGCTCGACAAGGGGGGCGTGGACCGCGCGGCCTTGCGGCGCTCGGCGCCGGCGATCACGCTGGCCGATCCGAAGGAACGGGCCCTCGCCCTGGCGCTGCTCCGCTTCGGCGAGGTCCTCGAGGATGTCGAGGCCGACTACCGGCCGAACCTGCTCACCGCCTGGCTGTACGACGTCGCCGGCCGCTATTCGGCGTTGTACGACGCCCTCCCGATCCTCAAGGCCGACGAGCCCAGCCGCACGAGCCGCCTGGCGCTTGCCGACCTCACCGGCCGCGTCCTCCGCAAGGGGCTCGACCTGCTCGGCATCGGCACCGTCCGGCGGATGTGACGCCGGGCGGCCGGCGCCGCGACCGTTTTCCCCGAGGGGTTCCATGACCGCCCCCCTGGCCACGATCCGCAACATCGGCATCGTCGCCCACATCGACGCCGGCAAGACCACGCTCACCGAGCGGATGCTGTTCTTCACCAAGACCAGCCATCGCCTCGGCGACGTCGACCGCGGCACGACCGTCACCGACTTCGATCCCGAGGAGCAGGAGCGCGGGATCACGATCTACTCCGCCGCCGTGAGCTTCCGGTGGCGCGACGTGACGGTGAACCTCATCGACACCCCCGGCCACGTCGACTTCACCGCCGAGGTGGAGCGGAGCCTGCGCGTGCTCGACGGCGCGGTGGTGGTCTTTTCCGCGCGCGAAGGGGTCGAGGCGCAGAGCGAAACGGTCTGGCGCCAGGCCGACAAATACCACGTGCCCCGCGTCGCCCTGGTCAACAAGCTCGACCGCGAAGGGGCCGATTTCTTCGGCACGATCGACCAGATCGAGAAGCGCCTCGGCGCCCAGGCGCTCGTCCTCCAGGTGCCGCTGGGGATCGGCCCGCCGCACGTGACCAATCCGTTCCGCGGCCTGGTCGACCTGGTCGAGATGCAGCTCCTCACCTACCCGCCGCGCGACGAAGCCCTCGCCGCCGCGGCACCGGCCGAAGCCTTCACGGCCGGGCCGATCCCGCCGGAGGTGGCCGACCTTGCCGCCGAGTGGCGCGAGCAGCTCGTCTCGACGTTGTTCGACTTTTCCGACGAGCTCGCCGAGCTGGCGATGAGCGATTCGCCGATTCCCGTCGACGTGATCCACCGTGCGATCCGTCAGGCGACGCTCGCCCGCAAGGTCGTGCCGATCCTCGGCGGCTCGGCGCTCGACTGCATCGGCGTCCAACCGGTGCTCGACGCCGTCGCCCGCTACCTCCCCAGCCCGGCCGACGTGCCGCCCGTCGAGGGGCTCGACCCGACGAAAAAGACGCCGGTCACGATCGCGCGCAAGGCCGATCCGAAGGCGCCGTTCGCCGGCCTCGTGTTCAAGATCCTCGCCGAGAAGCATGGCGACCTGTTTTTCGTCCGCGTCTACTCCGGCACGCTCGAGGCGGGCAGCCGGGCCTGGAATCCGCTCAAGCAGAAGAAGGAAAACATCGCGCAGGTGTGGCGCGTGCAGGCCGACCGGCGCGAGC
This is a stretch of genomic DNA from Planctomycetota bacterium. It encodes these proteins:
- the argS gene encoding arginine--tRNA ligase, which gives rise to MAAGASPGTFRDRLRGAFAGALAAASADGALPIAAGDVPGLVDQVREAADPKFGDYSATLAMGLAKKVGKKPRDVAVELATRLADTPGFSAAFTPPGDPVGPGFVNVRVRDDALAAAISAAFVDERLGVPLVARPESIVVDFSSPNVAKPMHVGHIRSTVIGDALARILAFRGHRVITDNHLGDWGTQFGMIIWGWKHCRDDGAFAADPTAELGRLYRLVRNVADAKPEDLAADPPAADLAARHPDAGREVLEETAKLHAGDAENRALWQRFMPACLADIERLYSRLDVSFDHWLGESFFQPFLADVVADLERRGLARESRGATGIFLDGDDKPPFLVRKADGAFLYATTDLATIRWRLEHWRPDRILYVVDHRQGQHFDQLFRTAARWGLPGLDRVALVHVAFGTVLGDDGKPFKTRSGDTVGLESLLDEGVERALAVIAADEGLAEEERRNVAETVGIGAIKYADLCQNRTTDYVFSYDKMLELKGNTAAYMQYAVARVEGVLDKGGVDRAALRRSAPAITLADPKERALALALLRFGEVLEDVEADYRPNLLTAWLYDVAGRYSALYDALPILKADEPSRTSRLALADLTGRVLRKGLDLLGIGTVRRM
- the fusA gene encoding elongation factor G, whose product is MTAPLATIRNIGIVAHIDAGKTTLTERMLFFTKTSHRLGDVDRGTTVTDFDPEEQERGITIYSAAVSFRWRDVTVNLIDTPGHVDFTAEVERSLRVLDGAVVVFSAREGVEAQSETVWRQADKYHVPRVALVNKLDREGADFFGTIDQIEKRLGAQALVLQVPLGIGPPHVTNPFRGLVDLVEMQLLTYPPRDEALAAAAPAEAFTAGPIPPEVADLAAEWREQLVSTLFDFSDELAELAMSDSPIPVDVIHRAIRQATLARKVVPILGGSALDCIGVQPVLDAVARYLPSPADVPPVEGLDPTKKTPVTIARKADPKAPFAGLVFKILAEKHGDLFFVRVYSGTLEAGSRAWNPLKQKKENIAQVWRVQADRREQIESCTAGDIVGVIGPRASVTGDTLCDAAAPIVLETITFPETVISMAIEPETSLERKKLADVLDMMKRQDPTFRAVESEETGQTLISGMGELHLEVIRHRLERDFKLKCRVHKPRVSYKESIERAAPAVGQANRQVAGQTLVATVTLRAEPTSDQGPVVVEQGWFPEEESLGEIAATMTQAVRESAERGGLKGCPLWGVRIVVLASPIPEPPPGDVAIRIAAADAIDKLLAAAGSVLLEPVMRVEVSVPEEHLGDVINDLQQRRAIITATEIRGGVTVLTAEAPLASMFGYSAAVRSVSQGRASFTMAPLKYGPAPPETAEAYV